The genome window GCCGCCGCGCAATACGGGCTGAACATCAGCGATGTGCAGTCCATCGTGTCGGGTGCGGTGGGCGGTGAAACCATCGGCGAAACCGTGGAAGGCCTGGCGCGTTTCCCCATCAGCCTGCGCTACCCGAAGGAATGGCGCGACTCGGTGGAAGCGCTGCGCAACCTGCCGGTGTACACGCCGCAGGGCAGCCAGATCACCCTGGGCACGGTGGCCAGGATCAAGGTCAACGATGGCCCGCCGATGCTCAAGAGTGAAAACGCGCGGCCTTCCGGTTGGGTGTATATCGACGTGCGTGATCGTGACCTGGCTTCGGTGGTCAAGGACCTGCGTGCGGCGATCAACCAGCAGGTGCAGTTGCAACCGGGGATGAGCCTCAGTTATTCGGGGCAGTTCGAGTTCCTTGAACGCGCCAACCAGCGTTTGAAGCTGGTGGTGCCGGCCACCTTGCTGATCATCTTCGTGCTGCTGTACCTGACCTTTCGCCGGGTGGGGGAGGCGTTGCTGATCCTCGCGACCTTGCCGTTCGCGTTGACCGGCGGCGTGTGGCTGCTCTACTGGCTGGGCTTCAACCTGTCGGTCGCCACGGGCGTGGGTTTTATTGCGCTGGCGGGGGTGTCGGCGGAGTTCGGCGTGATCATGCTGCTGTACCTGAAGAACGCCTGGGCCGAGCGCAAGGATGGCAATCTATTGGCGGCCATCACCGAAGGTGCGGTGCTGCGGGTACGGCCCAAGGCGATGACGGTGGCGGTGATCATTGCCGGGTTACTGCCGATTTTGCTGGGCAGCGGCACCGGCAGTGAGGTGATGAGCCGGATTGCTGCACCGATGATTGGCGGGATGCTGACGGCGCCGTTGTTGTCGCTGTTCGTCATTCCCGCAGCCTACTACCTGATGCGCCGCCGATAAACATGTGGGAGGGGGCAAGCTCCCTCCCACAAGGGATCTCCAATGCCGGCAGGTTCAGTCGTCGAACCCGACCTGCTCGTGAATCTCATCCACCTTCAGCTCCAACCGGTACGCCACCGCAATAAACAGCGCCTGGCACAGGCACAGGGTGGCGCTCAACGAGCGGAAGGCGAACGACGAGCCTTCATTCACCAACAGCACTGCGTTCGCCCGCTTGGCCAGGGGCGACAGGTTGCTGTCGGTGATGATCAGCGTCTTGGCCTGGTGGTGCTGGGCGATGCGCAGGCAGTGCTGGGTCTCTTTGCCGTAGGGCGTGAAGCTGATGGCGATCACCAGGTCATTGGCGCGCACGCTGCGCATCTGCTCGCGGTAGCTGCCGCCCAGGCCCGAGATCAGGTGGATGCGCTTGTTGGTGTGCTGCAGGTTGTAGACCAGGTAATCGGCCACCGCAAAGGAACGGCGCACGCCGACCACGTAGATGTTGTCGGCGTTGACCACCAGGTCCACGGCTTTGTCGAAGGCGACATCATCCAGCTCCAAGCCCAGGCGCTCGATGCCTGACAGCGTGGCGTTGACGCATTCGCGCGCCAGGTCGCCGCCGCTGGCCTTTTGCGACTTGTTGGCGATCATGCTGCGGATGCGCTGCTGGTAGTTCTGCACCGGCGTGGTCTTGTGGGTGTAGGCCTCGCGAAACAGTGCCTGCATCTCACTAAAGCCACTGAACCCGAAACGCTGCGAGAAACGCACGATGGCCGACGGGTGCACTTCGCATTCGCGGGCGATGTCGCTGATGCGGTCGACCATGATCCGGTCGCTCTGCTGGCTCATGTAGCTGGCGATGCGCTTGAGCTGGCGCGGCAGGCTCTCGTATTCGTCGGTGATCAGCTGCAACAGGCGCTCGGCATTGATCGGAGGGCTGGCGATAGAGTCTTCCAGGGTGGTCTCGGGATCGGTGCGGGACATGGGCAATCCTTCTGGCGTTTTCGTCTGTTGCGCTGATGGGTGGCGCAAGTCTACAGGGTAGGCGCAAAAAAATACCCCGGCATCACGGCCGGCGTGGCCTGCTGAAACGATGCACTGTGGTGGGAGTGCGCCTGTACAAGCTTAATGGAAAAAATATTCCAATGAAAAAATATCTGGAATAAATATTGATTGGTGCCGCCGGACGTTCTAGTCTGCTCCCACCAAGAGCGTTTGCCGCCCCCACGGCGGCACAACGCAGGCTGATAAAAATAACAGGAGCCAGCATGGGCCAGACTCGTTTTGCCAGTGGGCGTCAATTGGATCTGATTTGCCTCGGGCGCCTGGGCGTCGACCTCTATGCACAGCAAGTCGGTGCGCGGCTTGAGGACGTGTCCAGCTTCGCCAAGTACCTCGGCGGGTCCTCCGCCAATATCGCCTTCGGCACCGCCAGGCTCGGGCTCAAGTCGGCGATGCTGAGCCGGGTCGGCGACGACCACATGGGTCGTTTCCTGGTGGAATCCCTGGCCCGCGAGGGCTGCGATGTCAGCGGCATCAAGGTCGACCCGGAACGCCTCACCGCCCTGGTGCTGCTCGGCCTCAAGGACCGCGAAACCTTCCCCCTGGTGTTCTACCGCGAAAACTGCGCCGACATGGCCCTGCGCGCCGAGGACATCAACGAAGCCTTTATCGCGTCCAGCAAAGCCCTGCTGATCACCGGCACGCATTTCTCCACCGACGGCGTGTACAAGGCCAGCATCCAGGCCCTGGATTACGCGGCCAGGCACAACGTCAAGCGCGTGCTGGATATCGACTATCGCCCGGTGCTATGGGGCCTGGCGGGCAAGGCCGATGGCGAAACCCGTTTTGTCCCCGACCAGAATGTCAGCCAGCACGTGCAGAAGATCCTGCCGCGCTTCGACCTGATCGTCGGCACCGAAGAAGAATTCCTCATCGCGGGCGGCAGTGAAGACTTGCTCGCTGCCTTGCGCAAGGTGCGTGAACTGACCCCGGCGACCCTGGTGGTCAAGCTCGGTCCGCAAGGCTGCACGGTGATCCACGGCGCCATCCCCGCACGCTTGGAAGACGGCGCCATCTACCCCGGCGTGCGCGTGGAAGTGCTCAATGTGCTGGGGGCCGGCGATGCGTTCATGTCGGGCTTCCTCAGCGGCTGGCTCAACGATGCCAGTGATGAGCGTTGCAGCCAGTTGGCCAATGCCTGCGGTGGCCTGGTGGTCTCGCGCCACGCCTGCGCACCGGCCATGCCGACGCCGGCGGAGCTGGAATACCTGTTCAACAGCCCGGTGCCGATCACCCGTCCGGACCAGGACGTGACCCTGCAGCGCCTGCACCGTGTGACGGTGCCGCGCAAAAGCTGGAAGCAGTTGTTCGTGTTTGCCTTTGA of Pseudomonas azotoformans contains these proteins:
- a CDS encoding MurR/RpiR family transcriptional regulator, giving the protein MSRTDPETTLEDSIASPPINAERLLQLITDEYESLPRQLKRIASYMSQQSDRIMVDRISDIARECEVHPSAIVRFSQRFGFSGFSEMQALFREAYTHKTTPVQNYQQRIRSMIANKSQKASGGDLARECVNATLSGIERLGLELDDVAFDKAVDLVVNADNIYVVGVRRSFAVADYLVYNLQHTNKRIHLISGLGGSYREQMRSVRANDLVIAISFTPYGKETQHCLRIAQHHQAKTLIITDSNLSPLAKRANAVLLVNEGSSFAFRSLSATLCLCQALFIAVAYRLELKVDEIHEQVGFDD
- a CDS encoding bifunctional 5-dehydro-2-deoxygluconokinase/5-dehydro-2-deoxyphosphogluconate aldolase, encoding MGQTRFASGRQLDLICLGRLGVDLYAQQVGARLEDVSSFAKYLGGSSANIAFGTARLGLKSAMLSRVGDDHMGRFLVESLAREGCDVSGIKVDPERLTALVLLGLKDRETFPLVFYRENCADMALRAEDINEAFIASSKALLITGTHFSTDGVYKASIQALDYAARHNVKRVLDIDYRPVLWGLAGKADGETRFVPDQNVSQHVQKILPRFDLIVGTEEEFLIAGGSEDLLAALRKVRELTPATLVVKLGPQGCTVIHGAIPARLEDGAIYPGVRVEVLNVLGAGDAFMSGFLSGWLNDASDERCSQLANACGGLVVSRHACAPAMPTPAELEYLFNSPVPITRPDQDVTLQRLHRVTVPRKSWKQLFVFAFDHRWQLVDLAQKGGQDLARISEAKQLFIQAIERVEQKLAEQGVEADVGLLADQRFGQDALNAASGRGWWVARPVEVQNSRPLAFEHGRSVGSNLIAWPQEQIIKCLVQFHPDDEPLLRLEQEAQLKAVYEASIVSGHELLLEVIPPKDHPSTYPDVLYRSLKRLYNLGIYPAWWKIEAQSAEDWQKLDALIQERDPYCRGVVLLGLNASAECLADGFQQARLSTTCRGFAVGRTIFQEPSRAWMAGEIDDEALIQQVQATFEQLINAWCSSRG